Part of the Woronichinia naegeliana WA131 genome, TATCGGCAACATACTCACCCCGATGGTATCCGCTTTGAAATTCATGAAGCCCTAGATCGACTCTATACCCAAGGCTATCGGGCTACCAAAGTCATTATTGCTAATCGCTATCAAAGTTTAGTCAGTGCTTATTTAGAACGCAATACTTCCTGGCGAGGTAATGGAGAAAGTAGTACTCCTCATCTCTATGGTTTACCGGTCGAATTCAGTGCGGAAACCCAGGAAGATCGCTGGGAAGTGATTAATTTTGATCTGGAAAAGGAAGCGGGTGTGCCAAAACGTTATCCCTACTTTCGCTTATTTGAATAATTTTCGCCAAAAATTTTCCTTTCCTATGCACCATGCCTCTAT contains:
- a CDS encoding TIGR02652 family protein, yielding MLNSSLQYPIFGPEIHCPHCQQTIPALTLTDTYLCNRHGAFEVNPETKDLVHLQSGRHWRFWKGEWYRQHTHPDGIRFEIHEALDRLYTQGYRATKVIIANRYQSLVSAYLERNTSWRGNGESSTPHLYGLPVEFSAETQEDRWEVINFDLEKEAGVPKRYPYFRLFE